In the genome of Fluviispira vulneris, one region contains:
- a CDS encoding HDOD domain-containing protein, which produces MVINNTSSKDLKLPSMPDTVRECLAQMYSLEADLSKMASLIQKDPGITSSVLKLANSAIYGAGKSTSDLKVAFTRIGMTSLMQILVKYSVENLFKFETFEFFNIKAFTKHSAWVSQVAFELGKIAKGDRLSDLLVAGLFHDIGLLVRAISDKALMKKITELCIADKIDFNSAEKKLKLDGHEILGVELLQSWQFPEEVILLVKNHHTDEAFRTKKITSEQNKSINILCLSDTIAHRFGNAFMNYSRDTRVNATVLDKLGITNQEVGVAVKLATQHLQHY; this is translated from the coding sequence ATGGTGATCAATAATACTTCGTCTAAAGATTTAAAACTGCCCTCAATGCCTGATACCGTTCGTGAATGCTTAGCGCAAATGTATAGCTTAGAAGCGGATTTGAGTAAAATGGCAAGTTTGATACAGAAAGATCCTGGTATCACATCAAGTGTTTTGAAATTAGCAAACTCTGCTATATATGGCGCAGGTAAATCAACGAGCGATTTAAAAGTTGCATTCACACGTATAGGCATGACTTCGTTAATGCAAATTCTTGTTAAATATTCGGTAGAAAATCTTTTCAAATTTGAGACTTTTGAATTTTTTAACATTAAAGCTTTTACTAAGCACAGTGCGTGGGTCTCGCAAGTCGCATTTGAATTGGGTAAAATTGCAAAAGGTGATAGACTTTCCGATTTATTAGTTGCCGGACTTTTTCATGATATTGGTTTACTTGTGCGTGCTATATCAGATAAAGCACTGATGAAAAAAATTACGGAACTATGTATAGCAGATAAAATAGATTTTAACAGTGCAGAGAAAAAATTAAAATTAGATGGGCATGAAATTCTAGGAGTTGAACTATTGCAATCTTGGCAATTTCCTGAAGAAGTCATATTATTGGTTAAAAATCATCATACTGATGAAGCTTTTCGTACAAAAAAAATTACGAGTGAGCAAAATAAATCAATAAATATTTTATGTCTTTCAGATACAATTGCTCATCGTTTTGGCAATGCATTTATGAATTACTCCCGTGACACTCGGGTGAATGCTACAGTTTTAGATAAACTCGGAATAACAAACCAAGAAGTAGGTGTTGCTGTGAAGTTAGCGACTCAGCATTTACAACATTATTAA
- a CDS encoding APC family permease: protein MKLKRSIGWFGIMCASLGGIVGSGWLFGSLYAAQMAGPASLIAWLIGGFGTIFLALTFAELSAMFPISGGVAAFPIFTHGKLVGFILTWLTWITYVVSISQEVQSTVLYMGHLFPSLVQKVDNVSVFTSFGFVMCFCTMLFVILLNSFGAKFLANANSLISVWKLIVPFAVVIVFLITSHNSDNMGLTATSTQEFAPYGISGILSAVALAGVVYSYCGFQHAALLAGEAKRPQRDIPLALVGSIIICMFLYVGLQYSFIAALPESALANGWSKIAFVGDAGPLAGLAANLGVIWLVTVLYIDAVVSPLGTGVLYVASSARIVQTMSQSGNSPKFFSKIAKSGIPMRAIFLNFVVAMLAFLPFDGWKSIVSFLSAALIFSFAVGPICLVALRKQQPERHRPFKLPCYQLMSFIAFYICNLMIYWSGWTVVWKLALTVTVGLTVFLLTNFLNRSRIDPEHIATKLDFKCALWLYPYMGVFTILSYFGSFQGGTKDIPLGIDFIFMAVFSFVIFYMSQALCLPKAESDRNTASLLAKK, encoded by the coding sequence GTGAAACTTAAACGAAGTATTGGTTGGTTTGGCATTATGTGCGCCAGCCTTGGTGGAATTGTAGGTTCTGGATGGCTCTTTGGCTCACTCTATGCAGCTCAAATGGCAGGTCCTGCCTCTCTAATTGCATGGCTCATTGGTGGCTTTGGTACGATATTTTTAGCCCTTACATTTGCAGAATTAAGTGCAATGTTTCCTATATCTGGTGGGGTTGCAGCTTTTCCTATTTTTACTCACGGAAAACTCGTTGGCTTTATTTTAACATGGCTCACTTGGATTACCTATGTGGTTTCCATTTCTCAGGAAGTTCAGTCAACAGTTCTCTATATGGGTCATCTATTTCCCTCACTTGTGCAAAAAGTAGACAATGTATCTGTTTTCACATCTTTTGGTTTTGTTATGTGCTTTTGCACAATGCTTTTTGTTATTTTACTGAATAGTTTTGGTGCTAAATTCCTTGCAAATGCAAATAGTCTAATCAGTGTATGGAAGTTGATTGTCCCCTTTGCAGTCGTAATTGTTTTTCTTATAACTTCCCATAACTCAGACAATATGGGATTAACTGCAACTTCAACTCAAGAGTTTGCTCCCTATGGAATTTCAGGAATTTTATCTGCAGTTGCTCTAGCAGGTGTTGTCTATTCCTATTGTGGATTCCAGCATGCAGCTTTACTCGCAGGTGAAGCCAAAAGACCTCAACGGGATATCCCGCTTGCTCTTGTCGGCTCCATAATTATCTGCATGTTTTTATATGTTGGACTTCAATATTCTTTCATTGCAGCTTTGCCTGAAAGTGCATTAGCTAATGGTTGGAGCAAAATTGCATTTGTTGGAGATGCGGGACCTTTAGCAGGTCTTGCTGCAAATCTTGGTGTGATTTGGCTTGTTACTGTTCTTTATATTGATGCTGTCGTTTCACCCCTCGGAACAGGTGTGCTTTATGTCGCATCAAGTGCCCGTATCGTTCAAACAATGAGCCAATCCGGCAACTCACCAAAATTCTTCAGTAAAATTGCTAAATCGGGCATCCCAATGCGTGCTATTTTCTTGAATTTCGTTGTTGCTATGCTCGCTTTCCTTCCATTTGATGGGTGGAAATCAATCGTATCCTTTTTATCTGCCGCACTGATCTTCTCTTTTGCTGTTGGTCCAATATGTCTTGTGGCCCTTAGAAAACAACAACCTGAAAGACACAGACCATTTAAACTTCCTTGTTACCAATTGATGTCTTTTATTGCTTTCTACATCTGTAACCTTATGATCTATTGGTCAGGATGGACAGTTGTTTGGAAACTCGCTTTGACAGTGACTGTTGGTTTAACTGTATTCCTTTTAACAAATTTCTTGAATAGAAGTCGAATTGACCCAGAACACATTGCAACAAAACTCGATTTCAAGTGTGCATTATGGCTTTACCCATATATGGGTGTATTCACTATTCTCTCTTATTTTGGCTCGTTCCAAGGTGGAACTAAAGACATTCCATTGGGCATCGATTTTATCTTTATGGCTGTTTTTAGTTTTGTTATTTTCTATATGTCCCAAGCTTTGTGCTTACCAAAAGCTGAATCTGATAGAAATACTGCTTCTTTATTAGCTAAAAAATAA
- a CDS encoding ATP-binding cassette domain-containing protein, whose translation MNSQKTTLWQKFSFSDVTPVMKKLNQHTIDKSDLNSVPFINNTLAKGDDYPDFETSLHDLRKSPFQALIKYERKQFLFMFFIHITDVTTSLLSAFAAIQLLRSFEKTSTNFKLIDLFYHESTPNQILIFTVCLAVIIFILKILAASLHAQKIETEMLLSWRIPFKLMQSLYLQLLKISKKDRTQYQTGDITNLAQNDAKFLGNFLAHALVDIPVLLASCALVMILMIAMLGNIAWIGFFIIALQIPLSIFFSWIGNILHTEMMKRGDKRLQLITEWIQGMRLVRYFGWGKYFKNEIHEATLSEFIQDLKITFKYCFAFALTLNWWMVVSSGIFAGIVFYKGDRSASTLFAAIWLSSILGQQITPLPWFVNAWSQAIVASRRLKLFYVARIQEEEFLKEKNQTYNKEEKVIIDKIIQNKLDSEISISFSIKNISLRFSNNEPYVLKNINVEIPEKKTLAIIGPVASGKSLLIQVMMGDIVPTDGDVYFKLYFNDKNHKITNITSNVHTATGLALLRAIQSYVPQEAFIISSSIRENIPLKYKYQNEYYESDNSIMNSIYAASFHTDLANFSHGMDTEIGERGVNLSGGQKQRISLSRSSFANASLIFLDDPLSAVDVKTEKTIAHNIFQGDWGKGKTIIWSTHRLEYLKYTDNILFLDGGTVTEFGSFEKLKANKKSRLNQFISGLNEHERKN comes from the coding sequence TTGAATAGTCAAAAAACGACGCTGTGGCAAAAGTTTTCGTTCTCAGATGTCACTCCTGTAATGAAAAAACTTAATCAGCATACAATCGATAAATCAGATTTAAATTCGGTTCCCTTTATTAATAACACATTAGCAAAGGGAGATGATTATCCTGATTTCGAAACTTCATTGCACGATTTACGCAAATCCCCCTTTCAAGCTCTTATAAAATATGAAAGAAAACAATTTTTATTTATGTTTTTCATTCATATTACAGATGTTACAACTTCTTTATTATCAGCATTTGCTGCAATTCAACTTTTAAGAAGTTTTGAAAAAACATCCACAAATTTCAAATTGATAGATCTTTTTTACCATGAATCAACTCCAAATCAAATACTGATTTTCACAGTTTGTTTGGCAGTGATAATCTTTATATTAAAAATATTAGCTGCGAGTTTACATGCACAGAAAATTGAAACAGAAATGCTCCTTTCATGGCGCATACCATTTAAACTTATGCAGTCGCTCTATTTACAACTTCTTAAAATTAGTAAAAAAGATCGGACTCAATATCAAACAGGAGATATTACAAATCTTGCACAAAACGATGCAAAATTCCTTGGCAATTTTCTTGCCCATGCTCTTGTCGATATTCCTGTACTTTTAGCGTCCTGTGCACTCGTTATGATTTTGATGATTGCAATGCTTGGCAATATTGCATGGATTGGTTTTTTCATAATTGCATTACAAATTCCTCTTTCAATTTTCTTCTCATGGATTGGCAATATCCTCCACACAGAAATGATGAAAAGGGGAGACAAGCGCTTGCAATTGATCACAGAATGGATTCAGGGGATGCGTTTGGTTCGTTACTTTGGCTGGGGGAAATATTTTAAAAATGAGATTCACGAGGCTACACTTTCTGAGTTTATACAAGATCTCAAAATTACTTTTAAGTATTGCTTTGCTTTTGCCCTAACTCTCAATTGGTGGATGGTCGTTAGTAGCGGGATATTTGCAGGAATTGTCTTTTATAAAGGTGATAGAAGTGCATCAACTTTATTTGCCGCAATTTGGTTATCCAGTATATTAGGACAGCAAATCACCCCTCTTCCTTGGTTTGTCAATGCATGGTCACAAGCCATAGTGGCATCACGGAGATTAAAGTTATTTTATGTTGCACGTATCCAAGAAGAAGAATTTTTAAAAGAAAAAAATCAAACTTATAACAAAGAAGAAAAAGTAATTATTGATAAAATAATACAAAATAAACTGGATTCTGAAATTTCTATTTCATTTTCAATTAAAAATATTTCTTTACGCTTTTCAAACAATGAACCCTATGTTTTAAAAAATATTAATGTTGAAATTCCTGAGAAGAAAACACTGGCAATAATAGGACCAGTTGCCAGTGGAAAATCTCTTCTAATACAAGTTATGATGGGAGATATTGTTCCAACAGATGGAGATGTATATTTTAAACTATACTTTAATGATAAAAACCACAAGATAACCAATATTACTAGTAATGTACACACAGCAACTGGATTAGCACTCTTACGTGCTATTCAAAGTTATGTTCCACAAGAAGCTTTTATTATCAGCAGTTCTATTCGCGAAAATATTCCATTAAAATATAAATATCAAAATGAATATTATGAAAGTGATAATTCTATTATGAACTCAATTTATGCTGCGAGTTTTCATACAGATTTAGCTAATTTTTCACATGGAATGGATACTGAAATTGGCGAAAGAGGTGTTAACTTATCAGGAGGACAAAAACAAAGAATTAGTTTGTCGCGCAGCTCATTTGCGAATGCATCACTTATATTTTTAGATGACCCATTGAGTGCTGTTGATGTTAAAACAGAAAAAACAATTGCCCACAATATTTTTCAAGGAGATTGGGGCAAAGGAAAAACAATCATTTGGTCAACCCATCGCTTAGAATATTTAAAATATACTGACAATATTTTGTTTTTAGATGGTGGGACAGTAACAGAATTTGGCAGCTTTGAAAAACTCAAAGCTAATAAAAAATCAAGACTCAATCAATTTATTTCAGGATTAAATGAGCATGAGCGAAAAAATTAG
- the alaS gene encoding alanine--tRNA ligase — protein sequence MKTNEIRRKFIHFFETKKHTYVPSASTIPIADQTILFTIAGMTQFKSCLTGEEVRSYKRATNSQKCIRVGDLDDVGKDGRHCTMFEMLGSWSFGDYYKKEAIEWAYEFTKKELKLDLSRFWATVHHSDDEAFEIWKSIGVPAERIVRLGDKDNFWAMGPTGPCGPCSELYLDQGEKVGQCYEKGLVCKGPGCDCDRYLEFWNLVFMQYNRQEDGTLLDLPMKSVDTGMGLERVTALTQGKTAIFDIDLFEKIKDEILLTANIKTKLNELSELQKESCNVVADHIRLLTFTLADGANFSNEGRGYVLRRVLRRAVRHAHRLSKNWPKDQSFLEKIVKVVVSEMGEFYPEIIKNKNRIEDAIRNEELRFSSTLESGLSKFNHFVDEAKAKNLKVISGENIFILHDSFGFPSDLTRVLCEEIGFSADIENFDKHMLEQKERSRAEAKFYKFDQDDSPWLELNKLNPSEDKNFMGYNLEVTNISTDKVEYAEVQIANTNIKKVRQIKNKLFEIVIANTPFYPEGGGQVSDIGNIQFINKDGRNVFEVIDVRKTVTSIIHLLKHVEYSSESYEYLTQEQIKKIFANSAKVTARIDFTARQATMRNHTATHLAHKALQIVLGENVRQAGSLVNPHTLRFDFTHNKAMSAKEIEQVEFLVNAQILKNIPVKTHEHVPLAKAKEMGAMAMFDEKYDDHVRMLEINNFSLELCGGTHISSTGNIGLFKIISEGSVTSGVRRIEAVTGLAALQYIKKLKSIIGHAAETAKCAESEISQRIIALRENTKDLEKNIVQLQSRLVNAQISELLTNAKQLKNNARLVVTLSDSSDMKEMELLCDRLKEKPNTIAVVAAIFDNRAHIISAINPEMTKQNKKLSAGNIIKLLSEMVGGKGGGRPDFARGGGTQTSELASALLKVDEIVNKMID from the coding sequence ATGAAGACCAATGAGATTCGCCGTAAGTTTATTCATTTTTTTGAAACAAAAAAGCACACTTACGTGCCAAGTGCCTCCACAATCCCCATAGCTGACCAAACCATTCTTTTTACAATTGCGGGAATGACACAATTTAAATCCTGCCTTACTGGCGAGGAAGTGCGATCATATAAACGTGCAACAAACTCACAAAAGTGTATTCGCGTTGGCGATCTCGACGATGTCGGGAAGGACGGTCGCCATTGCACCATGTTTGAAATGCTTGGTTCTTGGAGCTTTGGTGATTACTACAAAAAAGAAGCGATAGAATGGGCATATGAATTCACTAAAAAAGAACTTAAACTCGATCTCTCCCGTTTTTGGGCTACGGTTCACCACAGTGATGATGAAGCCTTTGAGATTTGGAAATCCATTGGTGTTCCGGCTGAGCGCATCGTACGTCTCGGCGATAAAGATAATTTTTGGGCAATGGGCCCCACAGGACCTTGCGGTCCCTGTTCCGAACTTTACTTAGATCAAGGAGAAAAAGTTGGTCAATGTTACGAAAAAGGACTTGTCTGTAAAGGTCCAGGTTGTGACTGTGACCGTTACTTAGAATTTTGGAACTTGGTTTTTATGCAATACAACCGCCAAGAAGACGGAACACTTCTCGACTTGCCTATGAAAAGCGTAGACACAGGTATGGGACTTGAGCGCGTCACTGCTCTTACCCAAGGGAAAACTGCTATCTTTGACATCGATTTATTTGAAAAAATAAAAGATGAAATCTTATTAACAGCAAATATAAAAACAAAGTTAAATGAACTTTCAGAGCTGCAAAAAGAAAGCTGCAATGTTGTAGCCGATCACATCCGGTTATTAACGTTTACATTAGCTGATGGTGCAAATTTTTCAAATGAAGGGCGTGGATATGTTTTGCGCCGCGTACTTCGCCGTGCAGTGAGACATGCACATAGACTCAGTAAAAATTGGCCAAAAGATCAATCTTTCTTAGAAAAGATCGTTAAAGTTGTAGTCTCCGAAATGGGAGAGTTTTATCCTGAAATCATTAAAAATAAAAATCGTATTGAAGATGCAATACGCAATGAAGAATTGCGTTTTAGCAGTACACTCGAAAGTGGTCTAAGCAAATTTAATCATTTTGTAGATGAGGCAAAAGCAAAAAATTTAAAAGTTATTTCTGGTGAAAATATTTTTATTCTTCATGACAGTTTTGGCTTTCCTTCCGACCTAACCAGAGTTTTATGTGAAGAAATTGGTTTCAGTGCTGATATTGAAAACTTTGATAAGCACATGCTTGAACAAAAAGAAAGAAGCCGAGCGGAAGCAAAATTTTATAAATTTGATCAGGATGACTCACCTTGGCTTGAATTAAACAAGTTAAATCCTTCTGAAGATAAAAACTTTATGGGATATAATCTTGAAGTAACAAATATATCAACGGATAAAGTTGAGTATGCCGAAGTGCAAATAGCAAACACAAATATTAAAAAAGTACGTCAAATAAAAAATAAATTATTTGAAATTGTCATAGCAAACACTCCATTTTATCCAGAAGGTGGTGGGCAAGTAAGTGATATTGGTAATATTCAATTTATAAATAAAGATGGAAGAAATGTGTTCGAAGTTATTGATGTTCGAAAAACTGTAACAAGTATTATTCATCTTCTTAAACATGTTGAATACAGCTCTGAATCATATGAATACTTAACACAAGAACAGATAAAGAAAATATTTGCAAACTCCGCTAAAGTAACAGCACGTATCGATTTTACTGCTAGACAAGCTACTATGCGTAACCACACAGCAACACATTTGGCACATAAAGCTTTACAAATTGTTTTAGGAGAAAATGTTAGACAAGCAGGCTCTCTCGTCAACCCACACACACTGCGCTTTGACTTTACCCACAATAAAGCGATGAGCGCAAAAGAAATTGAACAAGTTGAGTTTCTGGTTAATGCTCAAATATTAAAAAATATTCCGGTTAAAACCCATGAGCATGTTCCCTTAGCAAAAGCTAAAGAAATGGGAGCGATGGCCATGTTCGATGAAAAATACGACGACCATGTACGCATGCTTGAAATAAACAATTTTTCCCTTGAATTATGCGGTGGAACTCATATATCTAGCACAGGTAATATTGGCTTATTTAAAATTATCTCTGAAGGAAGCGTAACAAGTGGTGTGCGTCGTATCGAAGCTGTGACAGGTCTTGCAGCACTCCAATACATCAAAAAACTGAAAAGTATTATTGGGCATGCTGCTGAAACTGCAAAATGCGCAGAATCTGAAATTTCTCAACGGATCATTGCACTGCGTGAAAATACAAAAGATTTAGAAAAAAATATTGTGCAATTGCAAAGTAGACTTGTAAATGCACAAATCTCTGAATTATTGACAAATGCAAAGCAGCTAAAAAATAATGCACGTCTTGTAGTTACTTTATCAGATTCTTCAGATATGAAAGAAATGGAACTTTTATGTGATAGACTCAAAGAGAAACCCAATACCATAGCAGTTGTTGCTGCAATTTTTGACAATCGAGCGCATATTATTTCAGCAATAAATCCAGAGATGACAAAACAGAATAAAAAACTTTCTGCGGGAAATATCATCAAATTGCTTTCAGAAATGGTGGGCGGCAAAGGAGGAGGCAGACCTGATTTTGCTCGCGGAGGAGGCACACAAACCTCTGAATTGGCATCAGCATTATTAAAAGTTGATGAAATCGTAAATAAAATGATCGATTGA
- the murJ gene encoding murein biosynthesis integral membrane protein MurJ, translating into MTDMKTPSTAREIESVKLKKASFAAIAGVLFSRASGIVRTAVVNGTFGVNVSLDAFNAAFRFPNSLRDLFADGALSASFIKVLVEERNKGVDAEKKLIRIVIGFFSFVTFFIAILAAIFSYPFMEFISNEEFKQTGGLELASFLFKILAFYLPLTMLNAVAMAVLGVLGQTFRAMNGSAFLNVGIIGLAFCSPLFLYYGFNPVVGIAIGAIIGVIMQMIYQFLPLYKLGMLAWPIFSIKEWISYKPLHEVLILMIPRALGQGAMILALLINTFFAIQVGEGALTYIMTATIIIQVPIGLFGVATGFAALPVLSKAIIENQNKKFSLLLVESLDTAMWLAALTTACFALLIVPFYSVLFQHGAVNFHDTLQNSIAVCAYSIGIIFASGSKILLNGFYAINCTKQIVYNAIVYLVINASLSSILAPKFGILGLGISYGTASAFDFLMNYYFLKKRFQKKYYGDNPYVEGGKVFGFRMFVFAFLAYIFGLAGVANIIYFWQNFDHFFSFKLNFFSQFIILSLGGFLFCAVSILLVKFFAPQHLKDLLDKILRKLKNTF; encoded by the coding sequence ATGACTGATATGAAAACTCCAAGCACAGCAAGAGAAATTGAATCGGTTAAATTGAAAAAAGCAAGTTTTGCAGCTATAGCGGGTGTTCTTTTTTCCCGCGCCTCAGGGATCGTACGTACAGCAGTCGTAAATGGTACCTTTGGGGTAAATGTTTCTTTAGATGCCTTTAATGCAGCATTTCGCTTTCCAAATAGTTTGCGAGATCTCTTTGCAGATGGTGCTCTTTCAGCTTCCTTTATTAAGGTATTAGTGGAAGAAAGAAACAAGGGAGTTGATGCTGAAAAAAAATTAATTCGAATAGTGATTGGATTTTTTTCATTTGTTACTTTTTTCATTGCAATTCTTGCAGCAATTTTTTCATATCCTTTTATGGAATTTATTAGCAATGAAGAATTTAAACAAACTGGCGGTCTTGAACTCGCATCTTTTCTATTTAAGATTTTAGCATTTTATCTACCTTTAACTATGCTAAATGCGGTTGCTATGGCCGTTTTAGGTGTGCTTGGACAAACATTTCGTGCTATGAATGGTTCCGCTTTTTTAAATGTTGGAATAATTGGATTGGCTTTTTGCTCACCACTCTTTTTATATTATGGTTTTAACCCTGTTGTTGGTATTGCTATTGGTGCAATAATTGGTGTGATAATGCAAATGATATACCAGTTTTTACCCTTATATAAATTAGGTATGTTAGCATGGCCCATTTTTAGTATAAAAGAGTGGATTTCTTATAAGCCATTGCATGAAGTTTTAATTTTAATGATCCCACGCGCTCTTGGCCAAGGAGCAATGATTTTAGCATTATTAATAAATACTTTTTTTGCTATTCAGGTGGGCGAAGGTGCTTTAACATATATTATGACTGCAACAATTATTATTCAGGTACCAATTGGTTTGTTTGGTGTGGCCACAGGTTTCGCTGCCTTACCTGTTTTGAGTAAAGCAATCATAGAAAATCAAAATAAAAAATTTTCATTACTGCTCGTGGAAAGTTTAGACACAGCAATGTGGCTTGCGGCACTTACGACAGCTTGCTTCGCTTTATTGATTGTGCCATTTTATTCAGTATTGTTTCAACATGGAGCAGTCAACTTTCATGATACTTTACAAAATTCTATAGCTGTGTGTGCTTATTCAATAGGAATCATTTTTGCTTCAGGATCTAAAATATTATTAAATGGCTTTTATGCAATCAATTGTACGAAGCAAATTGTTTACAATGCAATTGTTTATTTAGTAATCAACGCTAGTTTAAGTTCAATTTTAGCACCAAAGTTTGGCATACTCGGTCTTGGAATATCCTATGGAACTGCCAGTGCATTTGATTTTCTTATGAATTATTATTTTTTGAAAAAAAGATTTCAAAAAAAATATTACGGGGACAATCCTTATGTTGAAGGTGGAAAAGTTTTTGGCTTTCGGATGTTCGTATTTGCATTTTTAGCCTATATATTTGGATTAGCTGGTGTTGCAAACATTATCTATTTTTGGCAAAACTTTGATCATTTCTTCTCTTTTAAACTCAATTTTTTTAGTCAATTTATTATTTTAAGTTTAGGAGGATTTCTCTTTTGTGCTGTGAGCATTTTACTAGTTAAATTTTTTGCACCACAGCATTTAAAAGATTTGCTAGATAAAATTTTGCGAAAACTAAAGAATACGTTTTAA